One window of Streptomyces sp. FIT100 genomic DNA carries:
- a CDS encoding universal stress protein, with the protein MTSASEVLPVVFGVDTVDQDAALAWATDEAARRGVPLQLVHAVLPVAHRVRGVEETAHHRALRELGDEALDKAMVRAHERQPRLEVTTFITDANPAHALVRQSAHAGLVVLGSRRLGRLAEVLSAASTVVPVTANAACPVVVVPEAEHTVEEPPCLVVGVDGSPSADAALDHALEDAASRGALVRAVWAWQRPALGFIDEQAAVEACHVRLLEATAGRSSAHQDVPLNHAVLRGHPVEVLAEAAAHALAVVVGRRGRDGFTGMRLGSVPHGLLHRAVSPVVVVPPSVHEDG; encoded by the coding sequence ATGACATCTGCCAGCGAGGTACTCCCGGTCGTCTTCGGCGTCGACACCGTGGACCAGGATGCAGCACTGGCCTGGGCGACCGATGAAGCCGCCCGCCGCGGGGTGCCGCTGCAGTTGGTCCACGCGGTGCTGCCCGTGGCCCATCGCGTGCGCGGCGTGGAGGAGACCGCTCATCACAGGGCCCTGCGGGAGCTTGGGGACGAGGCGCTCGACAAGGCCATGGTTCGTGCCCATGAGCGTCAGCCGCGTCTTGAGGTGACGACGTTCATCACGGACGCCAATCCGGCACATGCGCTGGTACGTCAGTCCGCGCACGCGGGACTGGTGGTCCTGGGATCGCGTCGGCTGGGCCGGCTGGCGGAGGTGCTCAGCGCGGCTTCCACGGTGGTCCCCGTCACCGCGAACGCCGCATGCCCGGTGGTCGTGGTACCGGAAGCAGAGCACACGGTGGAGGAGCCTCCCTGCCTCGTGGTCGGGGTGGACGGCAGCCCGTCGGCCGACGCAGCCCTGGACCATGCCCTGGAAGACGCTGCCTCGCGAGGGGCCTTGGTGCGGGCGGTGTGGGCCTGGCAGCGTCCTGCGCTGGGATTCATCGACGAGCAGGCCGCCGTCGAGGCGTGCCACGTGCGGTTGCTCGAAGCGACCGCGGGACGGTCCTCCGCCCACCAGGACGTGCCGCTGAACCACGCGGTGCTGCGGGGACATCCGGTCGAGGTGCTGGCCGAGGCCGCCGCGCATGCCCTCGCCGTGGTCGTCGGCCGTCGTGGCCGGGACGGCTTCACGGGCATGCGGCTCGGCTCCGTTCCGCACGGTCTGCTGCACAGGGCCGTGAGCCCCGTGGTCGTCGTGCCCCCCTCGGTCCACGAGGACGGCTGA
- the ppsA gene encoding phosphoenolpyruvate synthase, translating into MPSIRRVIPLSELGRQDVGLVGGKNASLGEMITRLGIGGVRVPGGFATTADAYWELLDTAGLRRTIADHIGRLHQGASLDDVGTAIRTAFLAAPLPPALEAAVVGAYARLGRDAGRQDPDVAVRSSATAEDLPEASFAGQQETFLNVRGVTELLDACRRCYSSLFTDRAIDYRERMGFDHLAVALSVGVQLMVRSDLAGSGVMFTLDTESGFPDAITISAAWGLGETVVSGQVDPDEYTVFKPTLKDPALDPVIYVRIGGKKLKTVYADEGMTRTVDTPETERGRRVLDDSEIRALAGWAVAIEQHYGGPMDIEWAKDGITGEIAVVQARPETVQSRRRTTTLRRYRLTAGGERLVEGMAVGEAIGQGPVRALDAPVDLDRFPAGAVLVTGITDPDWEPLMKRASAIVTDHGGRTSHAAIVSRELGVPAVVGSGRATRVLRDGQDVTVSCAEGEHGHVYAGLLDYEETETDLSGLPSTRTRVMLNLADPAAAFRWWRLPADGVGLARLEFIVAHQVKAHPMALVHPERLDAADRRRIDELTHGYPDRTQYFTDRLAHGVARIAASRWPSPVIVRTSDFKTNEYARLLGGRPFEPDEANPMIGWRGASRYYSEGYREGFALECRALRRVRDDMGLTNVIVMIPFCRSLTEADRVLSVMADEGLDRGANGLQVYVMAEIPANVILAEEFAERFDGFSIGSNDLTQLTLGADRDSEALAEVFDERDPAVTRSIETLIARAHACGRPVGLCGQRPSDDPDFTEFLVRAGIDSISVAPDSFAAVKGHVAAAEQNGNGAGAT; encoded by the coding sequence ATGCCGTCGATTCGCCGTGTGATCCCCCTCTCCGAACTCGGTCGGCAGGACGTCGGCCTCGTCGGGGGCAAGAACGCGTCACTCGGTGAAATGATCACCCGGCTCGGCATCGGCGGTGTACGGGTCCCCGGGGGCTTCGCCACGACGGCGGATGCCTACTGGGAGCTGCTGGACACGGCCGGTCTGCGTCGCACGATCGCGGATCACATCGGCCGACTGCACCAGGGAGCGTCGCTCGACGACGTGGGTACGGCAATCCGTACGGCCTTCCTGGCGGCGCCCCTGCCGCCGGCTCTGGAAGCCGCTGTCGTGGGGGCGTACGCACGTCTGGGCCGTGACGCCGGGCGCCAGGACCCGGATGTGGCGGTGCGCAGCAGCGCCACCGCCGAGGACCTTCCGGAGGCGAGCTTCGCGGGCCAGCAGGAGACCTTCCTCAATGTCCGCGGCGTCACGGAGCTGCTCGATGCCTGCCGGCGCTGCTACTCCTCGCTCTTCACCGACCGGGCCATCGACTACCGGGAACGGATGGGCTTCGACCACCTGGCCGTGGCGCTCTCCGTGGGCGTGCAGCTCATGGTGCGCTCCGACCTGGCCGGATCCGGCGTGATGTTCACCCTCGACACCGAGAGCGGCTTTCCGGACGCGATCACGATCAGCGCGGCCTGGGGCCTCGGCGAGACCGTGGTCAGCGGGCAGGTCGATCCCGACGAGTACACCGTGTTCAAGCCGACCCTCAAGGACCCCGCGCTCGACCCGGTCATCTATGTGCGCATCGGGGGCAAGAAGCTCAAGACCGTCTACGCGGACGAAGGCATGACCCGTACCGTCGACACACCCGAGACGGAGCGCGGACGCAGGGTCCTCGACGACAGCGAGATCCGGGCCCTCGCCGGCTGGGCCGTCGCCATAGAACAGCACTACGGCGGGCCTATGGACATCGAATGGGCCAAGGACGGCATCACCGGCGAGATCGCCGTCGTCCAGGCCCGCCCCGAAACCGTGCAGTCCCGTCGGCGTACCACGACGCTGCGCCGCTACCGTCTGACCGCCGGTGGCGAACGCCTCGTCGAGGGCATGGCGGTGGGCGAGGCGATCGGCCAGGGCCCCGTCAGGGCACTCGACGCGCCCGTCGATCTCGACCGCTTCCCGGCCGGCGCCGTCCTGGTCACCGGCATCACCGACCCGGACTGGGAGCCCCTCATGAAGCGGGCGTCCGCGATCGTCACCGACCACGGCGGCCGCACCTCGCACGCCGCCATCGTCAGCCGGGAGCTCGGCGTCCCCGCCGTCGTCGGGTCGGGCCGCGCGACCCGGGTGCTCCGGGACGGCCAGGACGTGACCGTGTCCTGCGCCGAGGGCGAGCACGGACACGTCTACGCCGGCCTTCTCGACTACGAGGAGACCGAGACCGATCTCTCCGGACTGCCGTCCACCCGGACCCGCGTCATGCTGAACCTCGCCGACCCCGCGGCCGCGTTCCGGTGGTGGCGGCTCCCCGCCGACGGAGTCGGCCTGGCCCGGCTTGAGTTCATCGTCGCCCACCAGGTCAAGGCCCACCCGATGGCCCTCGTCCACCCCGAGCGCCTGGACGCCGCGGACCGGCGCCGCATCGACGAACTCACCCACGGATACCCCGACCGCACGCAGTACTTCACGGATCGCCTCGCTCACGGTGTGGCACGCATCGCCGCCTCCCGCTGGCCCTCTCCCGTCATCGTCCGCACGAGCGACTTCAAGACGAACGAGTACGCCCGGCTCCTCGGGGGGCGCCCCTTCGAGCCCGACGAGGCCAACCCGATGATCGGCTGGCGTGGCGCCAGCCGGTACTACAGCGAGGGCTACCGCGAAGGTTTCGCGCTCGAATGCCGTGCCCTGCGCCGCGTACGGGACGACATGGGACTCACCAACGTCATCGTCATGATCCCCTTCTGCCGCTCGCTGACCGAGGCGGACCGTGTCCTGTCGGTCATGGCCGACGAGGGCCTCGACCGAGGCGCCAACGGGCTCCAGGTCTATGTGATGGCGGAGATCCCGGCGAACGTGATCCTCGCGGAGGAGTTCGCCGAACGCTTCGACGGCTTCTCCATCGGCAGTAACGACCTCACCCAGCTCACCCTCGGAGCCGACCGCGACTCGGAAGCGCTCGCCGAGGTCTTCGACGAACGTGACCCCGCCGTCACCCGCAGCATCGAAACCCTCATCGCCCGGGCCCATGCCTGCGGCCGCCCTGTCGGCCTGTGTGGCCAGCGCCCCAGCGACGACCCGGACTTCACCGAATTCCTGGTCCGCGCCGGCATCGACTCGATCTCCGTCGCACCTGACAGCTTCGCCGCGGTGAAGGGCCATGTGGCCGCAGCCGAGCAGAACGGGAACGGGGCCGGCGCGACCTGA
- a CDS encoding CBS domain-containing protein yields MTEREMSSTGAEARRVAPDGTPAPPDEPRREDLLLRYAGAVASVSAKEAAARRPAATGPAPAERADEAAAAGGEPEPLLVREVMDVPAPSVRADVPFMDIARSLTREHVGALPVVDAEDRVLGVVSESDLLAKAAVEATEHRPGPLGRLRERRLHDKARGETAEELMTTPAVTVYPGQTVAEAAWLVALSRLKRLPVTDHDGRLVGVVHRNALLNALIRDDDDIREEIESRILAKLFPAARSTVEVAVRNGVVDLSGRMAEADVPRLLAQIKDIDDVTDVIDHLGRA; encoded by the coding sequence ATGACTGAGCGTGAGATGTCCTCGACGGGAGCCGAAGCCCGCCGGGTGGCCCCGGACGGGACGCCGGCGCCGCCCGACGAGCCCCGGCGCGAGGACCTGCTGCTGCGCTATGCCGGCGCCGTGGCCTCGGTGTCCGCGAAAGAGGCTGCCGCCCGCCGACCTGCGGCCACCGGGCCGGCGCCCGCCGAGCGAGCGGACGAGGCCGCTGCGGCGGGGGGTGAACCCGAGCCCTTGCTGGTCCGTGAGGTCATGGACGTACCCGCCCCATCGGTGCGCGCGGACGTGCCGTTCATGGACATCGCGCGGAGCCTGACCCGCGAGCACGTCGGAGCGCTGCCGGTCGTCGACGCCGAGGACCGTGTGCTGGGTGTGGTGTCGGAGTCCGATCTGCTGGCCAAGGCCGCCGTGGAGGCGACGGAGCACCGACCGGGTCCGCTCGGCCGGTTGAGGGAACGGCGGCTGCACGACAAGGCACGCGGCGAGACCGCGGAGGAGCTGATGACCACCCCGGCCGTCACGGTATACCCCGGCCAGACGGTCGCCGAAGCGGCCTGGCTGGTCGCCCTGTCCCGTCTCAAGCGTTTGCCGGTGACGGACCACGACGGGCGTCTCGTCGGTGTAGTGCACAGGAACGCCCTGCTCAACGCCCTGATACGTGATGACGACGACATCCGCGAGGAGATCGAGTCCAGGATCCTCGCGAAACTCTTCCCGGCCGCCCGGAGCACCGTGGAGGTTGCCGTACGCAACGGCGTGGTCGACCTCAGCGGACGGATGGCAGAGGCCGATGTCCCCCGTCTCCTCGCACAGATCAAGGACATCGACGACGTGACCGATGTGATCGACCACCTCGGCAGGGCGTGA
- a CDS encoding universal stress protein, translating to MSRHVTAGLDGSPQSAAAAEWAAREALLREVPLCLVHADEWPVWTADPEARADVQRRWADQLLAGATEQLRERHPHLEITTRRLSGRPPAALAAEAAEADLLVLGSRGLSCVKGFVLGSVGMETITATEAPVVLVRAPKPAGTDQDSPAGAPRDVVVGVDVHLSCDPLLEFAFDEAARRGARLRALHGWSLPPVVRDALALEEAELDMAPDIAHRLTEMLAPWKRKYPSVTVVERTPVGAPSQLLVQSADDADLVVVGRRGRRSRLGARIGPVAHAVIHHCASPVAVVAHH from the coding sequence ATGTCCCGCCATGTGACGGCCGGCCTGGACGGGTCGCCCCAGAGCGCCGCCGCCGCCGAATGGGCGGCACGGGAGGCGCTGCTGCGGGAGGTGCCGCTGTGCCTCGTGCACGCGGACGAGTGGCCGGTCTGGACCGCCGATCCCGAGGCCAGGGCCGACGTACAACGACGCTGGGCCGACCAGCTCCTGGCCGGGGCCACGGAGCAGTTGCGGGAAAGGCACCCACACCTGGAGATCACCACTCGCCGGTTGTCCGGGCGGCCGCCCGCCGCCCTGGCCGCGGAGGCGGCCGAGGCCGACCTGCTGGTCCTCGGCTCCCGCGGGCTGAGCTGCGTCAAGGGCTTCGTCCTCGGGTCGGTCGGCATGGAGACGATCACTGCCACCGAGGCGCCGGTCGTTCTCGTACGGGCACCGAAGCCTGCGGGCACCGACCAGGACTCTCCGGCAGGAGCCCCGCGTGACGTGGTGGTCGGTGTCGATGTCCACCTGTCCTGCGACCCGCTCCTGGAGTTCGCGTTCGACGAGGCCGCGCGCCGCGGCGCCCGTCTGCGGGCGCTCCACGGCTGGTCACTCCCGCCGGTCGTCCGCGACGCACTCGCGCTCGAAGAAGCCGAGCTGGACATGGCTCCGGACATCGCCCACCGCCTCACGGAGATGCTGGCGCCCTGGAAGCGGAAGTATCCGTCGGTGACTGTCGTCGAGCGGACACCCGTGGGCGCGCCCTCCCAGCTGCTGGTGCAGTCCGCCGACGATGCGGACCTGGTCGTCGTCGGCCGGCGCGGCCGCCGGTCTCGCCTGGGCGCCCGCATCGGTCCGGTCGCGCACGCGGTGATCCACCACTGCGCCTCACCCGTCGCCGTCGTCGCCCACCACTGA
- a CDS encoding DMT family transporter — protein MNTAVAVPAALLSALAFGVASVLQQQAAREAPAGEALRLRLVLHLARRPKWLAGMGLTIASYALLGLALAHGPLVLVQPLAATDLVFALPLLARHRGLPLTRGEVTGIACTAGGVAAFLTVLPPSPAGSEVPVGYAWLPVLAAVGGAVAVLAPIGRRSRATARTALYATCAALLFALLDSLTKSAAGRFRAEGFGALAYWEPYALVVVGVTALVFSQSAYQAGSLAISLPVIDTLEPIGAVLIGIAVFGEQLASSTWALTVQALGAATAVVGIVLLDRSSLARV, from the coding sequence GTGAACACGGCTGTCGCGGTGCCGGCCGCCCTGCTCTCCGCGCTCGCCTTCGGAGTCGCGTCAGTGCTCCAGCAGCAGGCGGCGCGCGAGGCGCCCGCCGGGGAGGCCCTGCGGCTGCGGCTGGTGCTCCACCTGGCACGCCGGCCGAAATGGCTGGCGGGTATGGGCCTGACCATCGCCTCCTACGCACTGCTCGGCCTCGCTCTCGCCCACGGCCCGCTGGTCCTGGTCCAGCCGCTCGCCGCCACCGATCTGGTCTTCGCGCTACCCCTGCTCGCCCGGCACCGCGGCCTGCCCCTGACGCGCGGGGAGGTGACGGGAATCGCCTGCACTGCGGGGGGTGTGGCCGCGTTCCTGACGGTTCTGCCGCCGTCCCCTGCCGGGTCGGAGGTGCCGGTGGGGTACGCATGGCTCCCGGTGCTCGCGGCCGTCGGCGGCGCGGTGGCGGTGCTGGCCCCGATCGGGCGCAGAAGCCGGGCGACGGCGCGGACGGCCCTGTACGCGACCTGCGCGGCTCTGCTGTTCGCCTTGCTCGACAGCCTCACCAAGAGTGCGGCAGGCCGCTTCCGCGCCGAAGGATTCGGTGCCCTGGCGTACTGGGAGCCGTACGCACTGGTCGTCGTCGGTGTAACGGCCCTGGTCTTCTCGCAGAGCGCCTACCAGGCAGGCTCCCTGGCCATCAGTCTGCCGGTCATCGACACCCTCGAGCCGATCGGCGCCGTGCTGATCGGCATCGCCGTCTTCGGCGAGCAACTCGCGTCCTCCACCTGGGCCCTGACCGTGCAGGCGCTGGGGGCGGCCACCGCTGTGGTCGGCATCGTGCTCCTGGACCGCTCGTCCCTGGCACGGGTCTGA
- a CDS encoding universal stress protein has protein sequence MIRHLTVGVDGSPESRWAAAWAADEAVLHSLPLRLVYAEDWPVSVTTPVSGPESRQRWSDQMLTETADKLRERRPGLEISTRRISARPAAALSAEAGEADMLVLGSRGLSRIAGFLIGSVGMATISATEQPVVLVRAPEHPSDEPPPVRTGPYRDLVVGVDVDQPCDAPLGFAFDEAARRGCALRAVYGWSLPLVLNQDPLPDHGVRREVAAEADRALADLLMPWRQKFPSVDVVEQALVGSRGEQLIHCAAGADLVVVGRRIRRSPLGAHIGPIAHAVIHHSPAPVAVVAHD, from the coding sequence ATGATCCGTCATCTGACCGTCGGCGTGGACGGCTCGCCCGAAAGCCGCTGGGCGGCGGCGTGGGCCGCCGACGAAGCCGTGCTGCACAGCCTGCCGTTGCGCCTCGTCTACGCCGAGGACTGGCCCGTATCCGTCACGACGCCGGTGAGCGGCCCCGAGTCCCGGCAGCGCTGGTCCGATCAGATGCTCACCGAAACCGCCGACAAACTGCGGGAACGCCGTCCCGGGCTGGAGATCTCCACCCGGCGGATCTCCGCGCGGCCCGCCGCGGCTCTGTCCGCCGAGGCGGGCGAGGCGGACATGCTCGTGCTCGGATCGCGCGGGCTCAGCCGTATCGCGGGGTTCCTCATCGGCTCGGTCGGCATGGCCACCATCAGCGCCACCGAGCAGCCTGTCGTCCTCGTACGGGCGCCAGAGCATCCGAGCGACGAGCCGCCGCCTGTCCGGACCGGCCCGTACCGCGACCTGGTCGTCGGGGTCGATGTCGACCAGCCCTGCGACGCGCCCCTGGGCTTCGCCTTCGACGAGGCCGCACGGCGCGGGTGTGCGCTGCGCGCCGTGTACGGCTGGTCGCTTCCCCTGGTGCTCAACCAGGATCCCCTGCCCGACCACGGCGTCCGTCGGGAAGTTGCCGCGGAAGCCGACCGTGCGCTCGCCGACCTGCTGATGCCCTGGCGTCAGAAGTTCCCGTCGGTGGACGTCGTCGAGCAGGCGCTCGTGGGCTCGCGTGGAGAGCAGTTGATCCACTGCGCAGCCGGCGCGGATCTCGTGGTCGTCGGCCGGCGCATCCGCAGATCCCCCCTGGGAGCGCATATCGGCCCCATTGCGCACGCGGTGATCCACCACTCCCCCGCCCCCGTCGCCGTCGTCGCCCACGACTGA
- a CDS encoding cyclic nucleotide-binding domain-containing protein translates to MNSTFLHGLPSEGLDRLMACSHQVSFPAGTRIFDEGEPADRFWIIRTGAVTLDLQAHGRCAATVETLGHGDLLGWSWLVPPYGWRLGAEAFSLVRAHEFDARTVRALCEVDPALGLALTRRVLEVVTHRLQATRVRLLDLYAPHGSGVMRVPQ, encoded by the coding sequence ATGAACAGCACCTTTCTCCACGGACTGCCGTCAGAGGGCCTGGACCGCCTGATGGCGTGCTCGCACCAGGTCTCGTTCCCCGCCGGCACACGGATCTTCGACGAGGGCGAACCGGCCGACCGGTTCTGGATCATCCGCACCGGCGCCGTCACTCTCGATCTCCAGGCGCACGGCCGCTGCGCTGCCACCGTCGAGACGCTGGGCCACGGGGATCTGCTCGGCTGGTCCTGGCTGGTGCCTCCCTACGGCTGGCGGCTCGGGGCTGAAGCTTTCAGCCTGGTGCGGGCTCATGAGTTCGACGCCAGGACCGTACGCGCCCTGTGCGAGGTGGATCCCGCACTCGGTCTCGCGCTGACCCGCCGCGTACTGGAGGTCGTCACCCACCGGCTGCAGGCCACTCGGGTCCGTCTCCTCGATCTGTACGCGCCCCACGGCAGCGGCGTGATGCGGGTACCGCAGTGA
- a CDS encoding DUF1876 domain-containing protein produces MTRTAEWKIRLYLFEEDRTTKARVVLDTGTTVLTGHGVAHCSPADEDVPEIGDELSVSRALHDLGRQLMTAADGDMEAVRTTPSTRTTPSAPGATRDAP; encoded by the coding sequence ATGACCCGTACGGCCGAGTGGAAGATCCGGCTCTATCTGTTCGAGGAGGACCGGACGACGAAGGCCCGCGTCGTGCTGGACACGGGAACGACCGTTCTCACCGGCCACGGGGTCGCCCACTGCAGCCCCGCCGACGAAGACGTGCCGGAGATCGGCGACGAACTGTCCGTGAGCCGCGCCCTCCACGATCTCGGGCGGCAGCTGATGACCGCGGCCGATGGCGACATGGAGGCCGTGCGGACCACGCCGTCGACGCGGACCACGCCGTCGGCACCGGGCGCCACACGCGACGCGCCCTGA
- a CDS encoding Hsp20/alpha crystallin family protein: MAVLARKQKFPFPDLPDWFEAFPTRFTMPAMADLYTMRIEEYTEEGRYLVRAEIPGIDVKDLDVTVDDGLLTITAERTEREVDKHRSEIRYGSLTRSVPLPKSADEKDVRAEYADGMLTVSVGLGEAKPEPKHIEIKHTT; this comes from the coding sequence ATGGCCGTACTCGCACGCAAGCAGAAGTTCCCGTTCCCCGACCTGCCCGACTGGTTCGAGGCCTTTCCCACTCGATTCACCATGCCGGCCATGGCAGATCTGTACACCATGAGGATCGAGGAATACACCGAGGAGGGCCGGTACCTCGTCCGTGCCGAAATCCCCGGCATCGACGTCAAGGATCTCGACGTCACCGTCGATGACGGCCTCCTCACCATCACGGCCGAGCGCACCGAGCGCGAGGTCGACAAGCACCGCAGCGAGATCCGGTACGGATCTCTCACCCGCAGCGTTCCCCTGCCCAAGAGCGCGGACGAGAAGGACGTACGCGCCGAGTACGCCGACGGCATGCTCACCGTCAGCGTGGGCCTCGGCGAAGCGAAGCCGGAGCCGAAACACATCGAGATCAAGCACACCACGTGA
- a CDS encoding cation-transporting P-type ATPase, translating to MGTGTPVLTPGDRGREPTAPGGERGRAVQTLPTGDVFAALGTSPRGLTAAEAAARRDRFGPNELPRAGRRGLWRDLLGQFTDLFAVVLLVASAVTFLAYGLQEPRDVGTLQLAVAILGVVVLNAAIGFAQEYSAERTAESLQAMVPHTCRVLRDGERQELPAPGLVPGDVIVLEAGDAVPADCRLVDAHEVAVNNAALTGESDAVGRTGEPVASGPVLEARNCVFMGTDVVAGSAKAVVFATGATTEFGRIFRLAAAAPRQKTPLQRQVSLMARRVAGAALAIGAVLFAVRVPTGQALVETFVFALGVMVALVPEGLPATLSVSLAIGVRRMARRHALVKQLLAVEALGSTTVVCTDKTGTLTQAEMTVVQVWAGGVSHAVSGVGYAPVGDVADPRPVRELLRAAGLCSNARLVPPPADAVGSRDAVGSRRPDHAGRRVLGDTTEGALLVAAAKAGVDVSDEEAAAPRVAEYPFDSARKLMSTVHKSSDGYRAYVKGAPQELLARCSTVDWGGARRPLTDDLRTTVTAASDQLASQGLRVLAAASRVVDESHPARHEVERGLTLLGLVGMFDPPRPDVSEAVDACRRSGIRIVMVTGDHPLTAEAVARRVGIVRQPAPTVVTGTRLDELDDAGLDALLADSGELLLCRVSPEHKMRVVTALQRRGEVVAVTGDGANDAPALKHADIGVAMGASGTDVAREAAVMVLLDDSFASIAAAVRLGRSVYQNIRKFLVYLFSHNIAELVPILAATFAGFPLVPITAVQILAIDLGSDVLPALALGAEPPEPDVMDRPPRSRRERLFSAAVMGRVLFLGGIQAVGVTTVFFWHIHASGIPYSDFTADDIVYREAITLVQAGIVVSQFFNALAVRTDRQSVFRIGLLSNPWLLAAGCFGIALMAAISYLPPLQALFNTAPLDAADWAVLAGFGALLLAAEESRKWWLRHRRPRSAKGEAG from the coding sequence ATGGGTACCGGAACCCCCGTACTGACACCCGGTGACAGGGGACGCGAACCGACGGCCCCCGGCGGCGAGCGCGGCCGGGCGGTACAGACCTTGCCGACCGGGGACGTCTTCGCCGCCCTGGGCACCTCGCCGCGGGGACTGACGGCGGCGGAGGCAGCGGCGCGGCGGGACCGATTCGGGCCCAACGAGCTCCCCCGGGCCGGGCGGAGAGGGCTCTGGCGTGACCTCCTCGGCCAGTTCACCGACCTCTTCGCCGTCGTCCTGCTCGTCGCGTCCGCGGTCACGTTCCTGGCCTACGGACTTCAGGAGCCGCGCGACGTGGGCACCCTGCAGCTGGCCGTAGCCATTCTGGGAGTGGTGGTGCTCAACGCGGCCATCGGCTTCGCGCAGGAGTACTCGGCCGAACGGACGGCGGAGTCCCTGCAGGCAATGGTGCCGCACACCTGCCGAGTGCTCCGCGACGGGGAGCGGCAGGAGCTGCCCGCGCCCGGCCTGGTGCCCGGAGACGTCATCGTCCTGGAAGCCGGAGACGCCGTGCCGGCGGACTGCCGGCTCGTCGACGCGCACGAGGTCGCGGTGAACAACGCGGCCCTGACGGGGGAGAGCGACGCCGTCGGTCGCACCGGTGAACCCGTGGCGAGCGGCCCGGTGCTCGAAGCACGTAACTGCGTCTTCATGGGCACCGATGTGGTGGCGGGCTCGGCGAAGGCCGTGGTGTTCGCCACCGGTGCGACGACGGAGTTCGGGCGGATCTTCCGGCTCGCCGCGGCGGCACCGCGGCAGAAGACTCCGTTGCAGCGCCAGGTCTCGTTGATGGCCCGCCGGGTGGCGGGTGCGGCGCTGGCGATCGGGGCTGTCCTGTTCGCGGTGCGCGTGCCCACGGGGCAGGCGCTCGTGGAGACCTTCGTGTTCGCCCTCGGGGTGATGGTCGCGCTCGTACCCGAAGGGCTTCCCGCGACACTGTCGGTGTCGCTGGCGATCGGCGTACGCCGCATGGCCCGTCGGCACGCACTGGTCAAGCAGCTGCTGGCGGTGGAGGCGCTCGGCTCCACCACCGTCGTGTGCACGGACAAGACCGGGACACTCACCCAGGCCGAGATGACCGTCGTCCAGGTGTGGGCCGGCGGTGTGTCACATGCCGTGTCCGGCGTGGGGTACGCGCCGGTCGGCGATGTGGCCGACCCCAGGCCGGTGCGGGAGCTGCTCCGCGCGGCCGGGCTGTGCTCCAACGCCCGACTCGTCCCTCCCCCGGCCGACGCTGTGGGGTCCCGCGACGCTGTGGGGTCCCGCCGGCCGGACCACGCGGGCCGGCGGGTGCTCGGCGACACCACCGAGGGGGCGCTGCTCGTCGCCGCGGCGAAGGCAGGTGTGGATGTGTCCGACGAGGAAGCGGCCGCGCCGCGTGTGGCGGAGTACCCGTTCGACTCGGCCCGCAAGCTGATGAGCACCGTGCACAAGTCCTCCGACGGGTACCGTGCCTACGTCAAAGGCGCGCCCCAGGAGCTCCTCGCCCGCTGCAGCACCGTCGACTGGGGAGGTGCGCGGCGGCCGCTGACCGACGACCTTCGTACCACGGTGACCGCAGCGAGTGATCAACTGGCGTCACAGGGGCTGCGCGTACTGGCGGCGGCATCGCGGGTCGTGGACGAATCCCACCCCGCCCGGCACGAGGTCGAGCGAGGGCTCACGCTGCTGGGCCTGGTCGGCATGTTCGACCCGCCGCGACCGGACGTCAGCGAGGCCGTCGACGCGTGCCGACGGTCCGGGATCCGCATCGTGATGGTCACCGGAGACCATCCGTTGACCGCTGAGGCGGTCGCCCGCCGCGTCGGGATCGTGCGGCAGCCCGCGCCCACGGTCGTCACCGGCACCCGGCTGGACGAGCTGGACGACGCCGGACTCGACGCGCTCCTCGCCGACTCGGGCGAGCTGCTGCTGTGCCGGGTCAGCCCAGAACACAAGATGCGGGTGGTCACCGCCCTGCAGCGGCGCGGCGAGGTCGTCGCGGTCACCGGCGACGGCGCCAACGACGCCCCCGCTCTCAAGCACGCGGACATCGGCGTGGCGATGGGCGCCTCCGGCACCGATGTGGCCCGGGAAGCCGCGGTCATGGTGCTCCTTGACGACTCGTTCGCCTCCATCGCCGCAGCAGTGCGGCTCGGCCGGTCGGTCTATCAGAACATCCGCAAGTTCCTGGTCTACCTTTTCAGCCACAACATCGCTGAGCTGGTGCCGATCCTGGCCGCGACCTTCGCCGGATTCCCGCTGGTCCCCATCACCGCCGTGCAGATCCTGGCGATCGACCTCGGGTCCGACGTGCTGCCCGCCCTGGCGCTCGGCGCCGAGCCTCCGGAGCCCGATGTCATGGACCGTCCGCCGCGCTCCCGGCGCGAACGGCTCTTCTCCGCCGCCGTGATGGGACGCGTCCTGTTCCTGGGTGGCATCCAGGCCGTCGGCGTGACCACCGTGTTCTTCTGGCACATCCACGCCTCCGGAATCCCGTACTCCGACTTCACCGCGGACGACATCGTCTACCGCGAGGCGATCACCTTGGTCCAGGCAGGCATCGTGGTCAGCCAGTTCTTCAACGCGCTCGCGGTACGCACCGACCGGCAGAGCGTGTTCCGGATCGGACTGCTGTCCAACCCCTGGCTGCTCGCCGCCGGCTGCTTCGGCATCGCGCTGATGGCGGCGATCAGCTATCTGCCCCCGCTGCAGGCCCTCTTCAACACCGCGCCGCTCGACGCCGCCGACTGGGCGGTCCTCGCCGGTTTCGGAGCACTGCTGCTGGCAGCCGAGGAAAGCCGCAAATGGTGGCTGCGCCACCGCCGGCCGAGGAGCGCGAAGGGAGAAGCGGGATGA